One uncultured Tolumonas sp. genomic window carries:
- the rhtB gene encoding homoserine/homoserine lactone efflux protein, which yields MDFHVWLTYLATTIVFSIYPGSGAVNTISNAIRYGVRGSVPAIAGLQLGLSIHLVLVGVGLGTLLAQSATAFAVLKWFGVAYLVWLGWSKWREVPQLMKSGVGQQDGPRPALFWPAVFVNLTNPKSIVFLVALFPQFLHADYPLWSQALILSITCVLVDVIVMLGYAALAAPLTHLVQNEKGMRTQNRIFGSLFIAAGALLSGASR from the coding sequence ATGGATTTTCATGTCTGGCTGACGTATCTGGCAACCACCATTGTATTTAGTATTTACCCTGGTTCCGGTGCGGTAAATACGATCAGTAACGCTATTCGTTACGGCGTGCGCGGCTCCGTACCGGCAATTGCCGGATTACAGCTCGGGTTGTCGATCCATTTAGTGCTGGTGGGCGTGGGCTTGGGCACGTTGTTAGCGCAATCCGCGACCGCTTTTGCTGTGCTGAAATGGTTTGGTGTGGCTTATCTGGTCTGGCTGGGTTGGAGCAAATGGCGCGAAGTGCCACAACTGATGAAAAGTGGTGTCGGGCAGCAAGATGGCCCACGGCCGGCCCTGTTTTGGCCAGCCGTGTTTGTGAACCTGACCAATCCGAAAAGTATTGTGTTTCTGGTCGCGCTGTTTCCGCAATTTCTGCACGCCGATTACCCGCTGTGGTCACAAGCGCTGATTTTATCTATCACTTGTGTATTAGTGGATGTAATTGTCATGCTGGGTTATGCCGCGCTGGCAGCACCGCTGACCCATCTGGTACAAAACGAAAAAGGCATGCGCACGCAAAACCGCATTTTTGGTTCCCTGTTTATTGCTGCGGGCGCCTTGCTCTCCGGCGCCTCACGTTAG